A region of Oncorhynchus masou masou isolate Uvic2021 chromosome 29, UVic_Omas_1.1, whole genome shotgun sequence DNA encodes the following proteins:
- the LOC135520967 gene encoding LOW QUALITY PROTEIN: lipid scramblase CLPTM1L-like (The sequence of the model RefSeq protein was modified relative to this genomic sequence to represent the inferred CDS: deleted 2 bases in 1 codon), translating into MFPSCYSKPTSSKDLFKRTYLTKILLGVFVVYMSHTCWVIYGFVYTKPCERGKGDCISSYLAERPRLQLSIFSSLRPDHSELNLIIKIDDFDIHSKFERVVNVSLPLATRNNGTLHTLVYVHKFGVSPLQDNRQVHHVAQLSTYMVPKNLSSAKQVLKKHAATAPRVVDRPISHWRSRLTLNMMSEDFTFNRGTLPSDVRRYMRVFQDENRMVYLPLLHIDELSVRVKDMMEINGSTTKLPLTISYEGLSLRQFRLWIHMQDVMFSLKRFGFTEVNIDEIKGVLVDNNLYLLALTTLVTAFHFIFEFLAFKNDISFWRKKKNMVGMSHTTVLWRCFSTIVILLKMLEERSSLLGLIPVGIGTTIEVWKVKKVSKIQLQWRTSRSIVHVGKFDESERKTIQHDTQAMKCLSYLVYPLSISGAIFSLVYLRYKNYYSWLINSLVSGIYAFGFLSMAPQLFINFKLKSVGHLQWNVLMYKAVNTFVNDAFACVFSTHPSHQLGCFRDEILFLLYLYQRRLYSTNKTRCREYGSCHHNHRKLKAQ; encoded by the exons ATGTTCCCTTCGTGCTATTCAAAGCCGACGAGTTCAAAGGACCTATTCAAAAGGACTTATCTGACAAAGATATTACTCGGAGTGTTCGTAGTGTATATGTCACACACCTGCTGGGTGATTTATGGCTTTGTATACACCAAGCCTtgtgagagaggtaaaggagactGCATTTCTTCCTATCTTGCAGAAAGACCCCGTCTCCAG CTCAGCATTTTCTCCAGTTTGAGGCCTGACCACAGTGAACTCAACCTCATCATCAAGATAGATGACTTTGACATACATTCTAAATTTGAAAG GGTGGTGAATGTATCCCTGCCGTTGGCAACACGTAACAACGGGACTCTGCACACATTGGTTTATGTACACAAGTTTGGAGTGTCTCCCTTGCAGGATAACCGGCAGGTCCATCATGTTGCCCAGCTCAGCACCTACATG GTCCCGAAAAATCTCAGCTCTGCTAAACAGGTCCTCAAA AAACATGCTGCCACTGCTCCTCGAGTAGTAGACAGACCCATCTCTCACTGGAGGTCCCGTCTAACCCTAAACATGATGTCAGAGGACTTCACCTTCAACAGAGGGACCTTGCCAAGTGATGTCCGGCGCTACATGAGAGT ATTTCAGGATGAGAACAGGATGGTATATCTCCCACTTTTACATATTGATGAACTCAGCGTCAGAGTAAAGGACATGATG GAGATTAACGGCTCCACAACCAAACTACCTCTTACAATATCCTACGAAGGCCTATCGCTGAGGCAATTCCGTCTCTGGATCCACATGCAGGATGTAATGTTTTCACTGAAACGTTTTG GGTTCACTGAGGTGAATATAGATGAAATCAAAGGTGTTCTTGTGGACAACAACTTGTACCTGTTAGCATTGACTACCTTGGTGACCGCATTCCAT TTCATATTTGAATTCCTGGCCTTTAAAAATGACATAAGcttttggaggaagaagaaaaaCATGGTGGGCATGTCTCACACAACag TGTTGTGGAGATGCTTTAGCACCATAGTGATTCTcctgaaaatgctggaggaacgAAGCAGCTTGCTAGGTCTCATTCCTGTTGGAATAGGAACCACAATTGAG GTATGGAAGGTCAAAAAGGTTTCCAAAATACAGCTACAGTGGAGAACCTCTAGGTCTATAGTTCAT GTTGGTAAATTTGatgagtcagagagaaagactaTACAACATGACACACAG GCAATGAAATGCCTGTCTTATTTAGTGTACCCTCTGTCTATTAGTGGAGCCATCTTCTCTCTGGTATACCTGAGGTATAAAAA CTACTATTCATGGTTAATCAACAGTCTTGTCAGTG GGATTTATGCTTTTGGATTCCTCTCTATGGCTCCTCAGCTGTTCATTAACTTCAAG TTGAAGTCCGTGGGCCATTTGCAATGGAACGTATTGATGTATAAA GCAGTCAATACATTCGTCAACGATGCCTTTGCCTGTGTCTTCAGCACACACCCATCCCACCAGCTGGGCTGCTTCAGGGATGAgattctgtttctcctctacctTTACCAGAGGAG GCTTTACTCTACAAACAAGACCAGATGTCGTGAGTATGGATCATGCCACCACAACCACAGGAAACTCAAAGCCCAATGA